From one Ignavibacteria bacterium genomic stretch:
- a CDS encoding rRNA pseudouridine synthase, whose product MRSDGNRRIVQERSQKRPFSKKNEAELPDHEVRLNKAIADAGVASRRTADDLVRNGNVTVNGVVCTELGRKIGIHDVVAVNGEIITRYKHLTYILLNKPKDVISTSNDELGRTTIFDIVRLRTRLFSVGRLDRNTTGVLLITNDGDLSNRLMHPRYGIVRAYNVALDKPLQEKHAAAIAAGVELDDGPSRPCEVFVNPKDAHKVQIEITEGRNREVRRLFEHFGYDVKKLDRKYYAFLSTQGLARGEYRHLTRSEVTRLRRLVGLESQPGSRR is encoded by the coding sequence ATGCGCAGTGATGGAAACCGTCGTATTGTACAGGAACGAAGTCAGAAGAGACCGTTTTCGAAAAAGAACGAAGCAGAGTTACCGGATCATGAAGTACGGTTGAATAAAGCAATTGCTGACGCCGGAGTTGCATCCAGGCGAACTGCTGACGACTTAGTACGAAATGGTAATGTTACTGTGAATGGCGTAGTGTGCACAGAACTCGGCAGGAAGATTGGCATTCATGATGTAGTTGCCGTAAACGGTGAGATTATTACGCGATATAAACACCTGACCTATATTTTATTAAACAAGCCTAAGGATGTAATCTCTACCTCGAACGATGAATTAGGCAGGACTACGATATTCGACATTGTGAGATTGCGAACGCGGCTATTCTCAGTTGGCAGACTTGACAGGAATACGACGGGTGTATTGTTGATAACCAACGATGGTGATCTGAGCAATCGCCTCATGCACCCCCGATACGGTATCGTACGCGCCTACAACGTAGCCCTTGATAAGCCACTGCAGGAAAAGCACGCAGCAGCGATTGCAGCCGGCGTAGAGTTAGATGATGGTCCAAGCCGGCCATGTGAAGTTTTTGTAAATCCTAAAGATGCACATAAAGTGCAAATCGAAATTACGGAAGGCAGAAACCGGGAAGTGCGCAGATTGTTTGAGCATTTTGGTTACGACGTTAAAAAGCTCGACCGTAAGTATTATGCCTTTCTTAGTACGCAGGGGCTGGCGCGCGGCGAATACCGTCACCTAACGCGCTCTGAGGTAACCCGACTGCGTCGGCTTGTTGGACTTGAGTCCCAGCCGGGGAGCCGTCGGTAG
- a CDS encoding lysophospholipid acyltransferase family protein, producing MAHRFQYTVISILSAVLQKCGLRCTRKFGKMLGLLLMLQTKRRMITYDNISKAYPGHSDEWKGALVRGAYVNLGITFAEMLYSKALSADDLINQVTFSGLDVVAERARNGLPSILLSGHFGNWEYLAMAAGVCLHKPLTIVVHPQHNAYLDAELNTIRTRFGNIVVPMHKAARTLVRTIQEGGIVAFLADQHASADHDPQIEFFGRPTPTYSAPAALALKFNVPMFLGTAVRHDTGKYSVNVQPVPSADLSDNPESVIELTHRHVAMLESEIRANPHLWSWQHRRWRM from the coding sequence ATGGCACACCGGTTTCAGTACACAGTAATCAGCATTCTGTCGGCTGTTCTGCAGAAATGTGGACTTCGCTGTACGCGCAAATTCGGCAAAATGCTGGGCCTGCTGTTGATGCTGCAAACAAAACGAAGAATGATAACCTACGATAATATCAGCAAGGCGTACCCCGGACACTCAGATGAGTGGAAAGGGGCTTTGGTACGTGGTGCATACGTTAATCTTGGAATTACGTTTGCCGAGATGCTGTATTCAAAGGCTCTGTCAGCCGATGACCTGATAAACCAGGTTACGTTCTCAGGTCTTGACGTTGTTGCTGAACGGGCAAGGAACGGTTTGCCAAGTATCCTGCTTTCCGGACACTTTGGAAACTGGGAATATTTGGCGATGGCAGCAGGTGTTTGCCTGCACAAGCCCCTTACCATTGTTGTCCATCCGCAACACAATGCCTATCTGGATGCTGAGCTGAATACCATCAGGACGCGTTTTGGTAACATCGTTGTCCCAATGCACAAGGCGGCACGGACCTTGGTCCGCACGATTCAGGAAGGTGGCATTGTGGCGTTCCTGGCAGACCAGCATGCTTCGGCAGACCATGATCCGCAGATTGAGTTTTTTGGCAGACCTACGCCAACGTACAGCGCTCCGGCAGCACTTGCATTGAAATTTAATGTGCCCATGTTTTTAGGGACGGCTGTCCGACACGACACAGGTAAATATTCCGTCAATGTGCAGCCTGTTCCTTCAGCAGATCTGTCAGATAACCCGGAATCAGTCATTGAATTAACACACCGGCATGTTGCAATGCTGGAATCAGAAATTCGAGCAAATCCACATTTGTGGAGCTGGCAGCATAGACGTTGGCGAATGTAG
- a CDS encoding GWxTD domain-containing protein, with protein MKGAEQSINILADAVQFRTSVGSTRWEFQYSFPDTTLTPTRTATGDYEGELLCTLRLRTPDGDTITDRWIAAGPLPGLVFKHSRFFTGVRSFELPPGRYHALLNVQDYVNTKRAAMLQFDFDVRGFGQKIEMSDLMFTAPSAGDVVPHYTRNGVVAIPNPRHEFSGTDPNISVYFEVYQALANHADTLAVEFEVLDFALQPVLNQHAKLLGSGNGLVVSESIPAGALRTGVYTLNVRIFQYPTSGNTPIASRSERFYILNPELPPEGTILLTEEQRFLASEWAVCEGSKLKLELELSDVLATKAEKQTLAGLTDVRAQQRYLYRFWQSRDPDLSTPVNERLDEFRSMLKRAQAFYASPAFKDGWRSDRGRTLLKYGPPTQTTQHIQTIDTKPYEEWFYQGIQGGVYFYFVDVQGQANHKLVHSTMIGEVRNEKWFEIYAKAFEPDPMPTRSLTPTAR; from the coding sequence ATGAAAGGGGCTGAACAGAGTATTAACATCCTTGCCGATGCTGTTCAGTTCAGAACCTCAGTGGGAAGCACGCGCTGGGAGTTTCAGTATTCGTTCCCGGATACCACACTAACTCCTACACGAACGGCTACGGGTGACTACGAGGGCGAACTCCTGTGCACGCTTCGCTTACGTACCCCGGACGGTGATACAATTACCGATAGGTGGATTGCTGCCGGCCCATTGCCGGGTTTGGTGTTTAAACATAGTCGCTTTTTTACCGGAGTCAGGTCATTTGAGCTACCTCCGGGCAGATACCACGCATTGCTCAATGTGCAGGATTATGTTAATACCAAACGTGCTGCAATGCTTCAGTTTGACTTTGATGTCCGCGGGTTCGGACAAAAAATAGAGATGAGCGATCTGATGTTTACTGCACCGTCTGCCGGCGATGTAGTCCCGCACTATACAAGAAATGGTGTCGTGGCAATTCCTAATCCCCGACATGAATTCTCAGGCACAGACCCCAATATCTCGGTTTATTTTGAAGTCTATCAAGCCCTGGCTAACCATGCAGATACACTTGCCGTTGAGTTCGAGGTCCTGGATTTTGCACTTCAGCCGGTCCTAAACCAACATGCTAAACTTCTTGGCAGTGGCAATGGTTTAGTTGTGAGTGAATCTATCCCGGCAGGAGCACTGCGCACAGGCGTCTATACGCTCAATGTGAGGATATTCCAGTATCCAACCAGCGGGAACACACCCATTGCTTCTCGCAGTGAACGATTCTACATTCTTAACCCTGAACTCCCGCCCGAGGGAACCATCCTGCTAACAGAAGAACAACGCTTCCTTGCGTCTGAGTGGGCTGTATGCGAAGGCAGTAAGCTAAAGCTGGAACTCGAATTGTCAGACGTTCTGGCTACTAAGGCGGAAAAACAAACTCTGGCCGGCCTTACTGATGTTCGCGCTCAGCAACGATATCTGTATCGCTTTTGGCAGTCTCGCGACCCTGATCTGTCCACACCGGTAAATGAACGCCTGGATGAGTTCCGATCCATGCTTAAGAGGGCTCAGGCGTTTTATGCAAGCCCCGCATTTAAAGATGGATGGCGCAGCGATCGCGGCCGTACACTGCTGAAATATGGTCCGCCAACCCAGACAACACAACACATTCAAACCATCGATACAAAACCATACGAGGAATGGTTCTATCAGGGAATTCAGGGCGGCGTGTATTTTTATTTTGTGGATGTGCAGGGTCAGGCAAATCATAAACTTGTTCATAGTACGATGATTGGCGAAGTGCGCAACGAAAAGTGGTTTGAAATCTACGCAAAGGCATTCGAGCCCGATCCGATGCCTACGCGCTCGCTTACTCCTACGGCACGGTAA
- a CDS encoding PorV/PorQ family protein has product MNTLSIYLVRACSVAVLYLTATSTALSQLVAVTAGEYTKVGLSGGQFLKVGVGARGTAMAGAYSALSNDLTAIFWNPAGLAQVKSYGADFSQTFWLAGTTHSFAAASIPLSDKFKFAASFVSFSSGDIPITTTADPTGSAGGLYSVNDIAVGATLAGYLTEQFSFGVTARYVDHGFSSMSASGVSFDIGTRYKTGVKGLDLAFSINNLGTAQAYTGSDLTKTVLPAPGLNSSQVDAILATNSFDIPLSFRAGLGVNMFEGLIADKHEVDADGTIVHDWVVGADFETFADVPEQFAIGTEYTFREFVSLRAGYRFGQSEFGLSGGVGLVYRTGSFDGRLDYSVSPSANLGMVNRVSVSFFID; this is encoded by the coding sequence ATGAATACCCTCTCGATATACTTAGTGCGGGCATGCAGTGTTGCAGTGCTCTACCTGACAGCTACCTCTACAGCCCTGAGCCAGTTAGTGGCCGTGACTGCCGGCGAATACACCAAGGTGGGGTTGTCCGGTGGACAGTTCTTAAAAGTTGGTGTTGGTGCCCGGGGAACTGCTATGGCCGGTGCATACAGTGCCCTTTCCAATGACTTAACGGCGATTTTCTGGAATCCTGCCGGTCTTGCCCAGGTCAAGTCTTACGGGGCAGACTTCAGCCAGACGTTCTGGCTGGCAGGTACCACGCATAGCTTTGCTGCTGCTTCTATTCCGCTCAGTGACAAGTTTAAATTTGCTGCAAGCTTTGTATCCTTCAGCAGTGGAGATATTCCAATTACAACTACGGCCGACCCAACCGGTTCTGCCGGCGGACTATACAGCGTAAATGACATTGCGGTGGGGGCCACGCTTGCGGGATACCTTACCGAACAATTCTCGTTTGGTGTTACAGCACGCTACGTTGACCATGGCTTCAGCAGTATGTCGGCCTCGGGTGTATCATTCGATATTGGAACTCGCTACAAAACAGGCGTTAAGGGCCTGGATCTTGCCTTTAGCATCAATAATCTTGGTACGGCACAGGCATATACCGGATCCGACCTTACAAAAACGGTCCTTCCGGCGCCCGGCTTAAACTCAAGCCAGGTTGACGCTATTCTGGCAACCAATAGCTTTGATATCCCGCTGTCATTCCGGGCAGGTTTGGGCGTGAATATGTTTGAAGGCTTAATAGCCGACAAACACGAGGTGGACGCCGATGGTACGATTGTCCATGACTGGGTGGTCGGTGCCGACTTTGAAACCTTCGCCGATGTGCCGGAACAGTTTGCTATCGGTACTGAATATACATTCCGAGAGTTTGTTTCCCTTCGCGCAGGCTACCGGTTTGGTCAGAGTGAATTTGGCTTATCAGGCGGTGTCGGCCTGGTATATCGAACCGGTTCGTTCGATGGACGCCTGGACTATTCCGTCAGCCCGTCGGCAAACCTTGGCATGGTAAATCGTGTAAGTGTTTCCTTCTTCATCGACTAA